The proteins below are encoded in one region of Actinomycetota bacterium:
- a CDS encoding DUF559 domain-containing protein yields the protein MDQVLRGEASEERVERRIARLAASQHGVFSRAQALASAATRGHMEWKVATASWEIVHRGVYRVAAVPRSWRQDLLAACLMAGDGAAASHRAAGALVHLPGIPEGTVEISAPKSRRVRRGGVVVHQVGALARVDVTSIDAVPSTTVTRTLIDIAAVLGEEPLGEAIDDALRRRLTTIPRLRRRLAELGSRGRAGAKKLQRVLDTRDGSPVSDSVLEARFLSLVRRARLPAPICQHPIRGFGRLVAVADFAWPEARLAVETEGYRWHSGRTRWSRDLARRNALTALGWRVLHVTWSDVHSAPDQLVETIAHVLGSVIRSGSAILPPSRRA from the coding sequence ATGGACCAGGTACTACGCGGCGAAGCGTCTGAAGAACGCGTGGAACGGCGCATCGCCCGCTTGGCGGCGTCGCAGCACGGCGTATTCTCGCGCGCCCAGGCGCTCGCATCCGCTGCGACCCGGGGACACATGGAATGGAAGGTCGCGACGGCGTCATGGGAGATCGTCCATCGGGGCGTTTACCGGGTGGCGGCGGTCCCGCGATCATGGCGCCAGGATCTGCTCGCTGCTTGCCTCATGGCCGGGGACGGCGCTGCCGCCTCGCACCGGGCGGCTGGGGCGCTTGTCCACTTGCCCGGGATACCGGAAGGGACCGTCGAGATCAGCGCTCCGAAGTCGCGGCGCGTACGGCGCGGTGGAGTCGTCGTCCATCAAGTTGGCGCCCTCGCCCGGGTCGACGTGACATCGATCGATGCGGTCCCGAGCACGACCGTGACCCGGACGCTGATCGACATCGCCGCCGTTCTCGGCGAGGAGCCTCTCGGGGAAGCGATCGACGACGCGCTTCGCCGCCGGTTGACGACGATCCCGCGATTACGCCGGCGCCTGGCGGAACTAGGCTCCCGGGGACGGGCCGGCGCCAAGAAGTTGCAGCGGGTGCTCGACACTCGCGACGGATCCCCCGTTTCCGACAGCGTGCTCGAGGCCAGGTTCCTCAGCCTCGTTCGCCGGGCACGGCTCCCAGCCCCGATCTGCCAGCATCCGATCCGCGGGTTCGGTCGGCTGGTCGCGGTTGCCGACTTCGCGTGGCCGGAGGCGAGGCTCGCCGTGGAGACGGAGGGCTACCGATGGCATTCCGGTCGAACTCGGTGGTCGCGCGACCTCGCCCGCCGTAACGCGCTAACCGCGCTCGGCTGGAGGGTCTTGCATGTCACGTGGAGCGACGTGCACAGCGCGCCGGACCAACTCGTGGAAACGATCGCCCACGTTCTCGGATCCGTCATACGATCAGGATCGGCGATCCTCCCACCAAGCCGTCGGGCTTGA
- the uvrC gene encoding excinuclease ABC subunit UvrC, which yields MSSRAARWPKPNEIPDQPGAYLFKDAQGRVVYVGKALSLRSRVSSYFQDPDAMHPRTAAMVESAADVEWIVVANEVESLHLEYNLIKAHKPRFNVRYRDDKSYPYLAITFDEEYPRAMVLRGKKRKGVRYFGPFAHAYAIRETLDLLLRTFPVRTCSQGVFDRCRRINRPCLFYDIGKCAAPCVGHVDTDQHRHIAEDLVSFLEGRFEPVLERLDADMGRASTDMEYERAARLRDQLASVRKAIEKQVVVSDRNESFDAVALAEDELEAALQVFFVRHGRMVGRKGFVVDKVEELDTPALLASFIRDLYMTEEEIPREILVPVIPADADLLKAWLATRRGGRVEFRVPQRGEKRTLLETVAQNAGESFTQHKLKRRSDFAARAKQLNALQSALGLSEAPLRIECFDISNTGPTEVVGSMVVFEDGLPKRSDYRRFKIRSVEGQDDFASMAEVIRRRFLRYLSERDQPLDKARKFAYPPNLVVVDGGKGQLNAALGVLAELGVQELTAVGLAKRFEEVYLPNQADPVDIPRGSEALYLLQHIRDEAHRFAITYHRTLRGRRIRESALDRIPGVGEERKKRLLRTFGSVRRILQASEEELAEVVPASVAKKVHATLRGLELPKGGVELEGNGRPRVGER from the coding sequence GTGAGCTCTCGCGCCGCCCGGTGGCCCAAGCCCAACGAGATCCCCGACCAGCCCGGCGCCTACCTTTTCAAGGACGCCCAGGGCCGGGTGGTCTACGTCGGGAAAGCGCTGTCGCTGCGCAGCCGGGTATCGAGCTATTTTCAGGACCCCGACGCCATGCACCCCCGGACCGCGGCGATGGTGGAGTCGGCCGCAGACGTCGAGTGGATCGTCGTCGCCAACGAGGTCGAGTCGCTCCACCTCGAGTACAACCTGATCAAAGCCCACAAGCCGCGGTTCAACGTTCGCTACCGCGATGACAAGTCCTATCCCTACCTCGCGATCACGTTCGACGAGGAGTACCCGCGAGCCATGGTGCTACGCGGGAAGAAGCGGAAGGGTGTGCGCTACTTCGGGCCGTTCGCGCACGCGTACGCGATCCGCGAGACGCTCGATCTTCTCCTGCGCACATTCCCGGTCCGCACCTGTTCGCAGGGCGTGTTCGACCGATGCCGGCGGATCAACCGGCCGTGCCTCTTCTACGACATCGGCAAGTGCGCCGCCCCATGCGTCGGTCACGTCGACACGGACCAGCACCGCCACATCGCCGAGGATCTCGTCTCCTTCCTCGAAGGCCGCTTCGAGCCCGTGCTGGAGCGCCTCGACGCCGACATGGGCCGCGCCTCCACAGACATGGAATACGAGCGCGCCGCGCGTCTGCGCGACCAGCTGGCCAGCGTACGCAAGGCGATCGAGAAGCAGGTCGTGGTCTCCGACCGGAACGAGAGCTTCGACGCCGTCGCGCTCGCCGAGGACGAGCTCGAAGCCGCTCTGCAGGTCTTCTTCGTACGCCACGGCCGGATGGTTGGTCGCAAAGGCTTCGTGGTGGACAAGGTCGAAGAGCTCGACACCCCGGCGCTCCTCGCGTCCTTCATCCGCGACCTCTACATGACCGAGGAGGAGATCCCGCGGGAGATCCTCGTCCCGGTGATCCCGGCCGACGCCGATCTGCTGAAGGCGTGGCTCGCAACGCGGCGGGGCGGCCGCGTCGAGTTCCGCGTCCCGCAGCGCGGCGAGAAGCGCACCCTGCTCGAGACCGTGGCGCAGAACGCCGGCGAGTCGTTCACGCAACACAAGCTCAAGCGCCGCTCGGACTTCGCCGCCCGCGCGAAGCAGCTCAACGCCCTGCAATCGGCGCTCGGACTTTCGGAGGCCCCGCTCCGCATCGAGTGCTTCGACATCTCCAACACCGGTCCCACCGAGGTCGTCGGCTCGATGGTCGTGTTCGAGGACGGGCTTCCGAAGCGGTCGGACTACCGCCGGTTCAAGATCAGAAGCGTCGAGGGCCAGGATGACTTCGCGTCGATGGCCGAGGTGATCCGCCGGCGATTCCTCCGCTATCTGTCCGAGCGCGATCAGCCGCTCGACAAGGCCCGCAAGTTCGCCTACCCACCGAACCTCGTCGTCGTCGACGGCGGGAAGGGACAGCTGAACGCCGCCCTCGGCGTGCTCGCGGAGCTCGGCGTCCAGGAGCTGACCGCCGTCGGCCTCGCGAAGCGCTTCGAGGAGGTCTACCTCCCGAATCAGGCGGATCCCGTCGATATCCCGCGAGGATCCGAAGCGCTCTACCTGCTCCAGCACATCCGCGACGAGGCGCACCGGTTCGCGATCACCTATCACCGCACCCTGCGCGGACGCAGGATCCGGGAGAGCGCCCTGGATCGCATCCCCGGCGTCGGGGAGGAACGCAAGAAACGCTTGCTGCGGACTTTCGGCTCGGTGCGCCGTATCCTTCAAGCGAGCGAGGAAGAGCTCGCCGAGGTGGTTCCGGCGTCGGTCGCGAAGAAGGTGCACGCGACGCTGCGAGGCCTGGAACTCCCAAAGGGAGGGGTCGAGCTGGAAGGCAACGGACGGCCGCGAGTGGGGGAGCGTTGA